A region of Pseudomonas marginalis DNA encodes the following proteins:
- a CDS encoding (2Fe-2S)-binding protein — MSAIPNGAAAQPFVAHSIRLTLNGQDRQLDVLPWTTLLDLLREQLDLVGSKKGCDHGQCGACTVLRDGKRINACLTLAVMCDGAELTTIEGLADGDQLHPMQQAFIKHDAFQCGYCTPGQICSAVGLVNEGRAHDSAQIQELMSGNLCRCGAYSNIRDAIEEALPACRAQGGEQ; from the coding sequence ATGAGCGCGATCCCCAATGGCGCGGCGGCCCAACCGTTCGTCGCCCACTCCATACGCTTGACCCTCAATGGTCAGGACCGCCAACTCGATGTATTGCCCTGGACCACGTTGCTGGACCTGCTGCGCGAGCAACTGGACCTGGTCGGCAGCAAAAAAGGCTGCGACCACGGCCAATGCGGTGCGTGCACAGTATTGCGCGACGGCAAACGCATCAACGCCTGCCTGACCCTGGCGGTGATGTGCGACGGTGCCGAGCTGACCACCATCGAAGGCCTGGCCGACGGCGACCAACTGCACCCGATGCAGCAAGCCTTCATCAAGCACGACGCCTTCCAGTGCGGCTACTGCACGCCCGGGCAGATTTGCTCCGCCGTCGGCCTGGTCAATGAAGGCCGTGCCCACGACAGTGCACAGATCCAGGAGCTGATGAGCGGCAACCTGTGCCGCTGCGGCGCCTACAGCAATATCCGCGATGCCATCGAAGAGGCTTTGCCGGCGTGCCGCGCCCAGGGAGGTGAGCAATGA